The Aureitalea marina genome includes a window with the following:
- a CDS encoding glutamine synthetase III — MSTLRFYALRDAVNRQPIETHESTRRSDQFRKQVFDLDKMTRHLTQDAVQATENAIVKGKKIDRAIADQIAVAMKEWAIGLGATHYTHWFQPLTGSTAEKHDAFFDINSRGDSLERFEGGQLVQQEPDASSFPHGGIRNTFEARGYTAWDPSSPAFIYGTTLCIPTIFVSYTGEALDHKTPLLRALQAVDQAATDVARYFDKNVSKVNATLGWEQEYFLIDKALAASRPDIMMAGRTLLGHASAKGQQLDDHYFGSIPTRVLNYMKDLESECMLLGIPVKTRHNEVAPNQFELAPIFEEANLAVDHNSLIMDVMDKVADRHHFKVLFHEKPFKGINGSGKHNNWSLATDTGINLLSPGTTPMKNLQFLTFFVNTIMAVNRYEELIRASVASAGNDHRLGANEAPPAIISVFIGSQLTEVLNELEKVTEGKLSPKEKTDLKLNVVGKIPEILLDNTDRNRTSPFAFTGNKFELRAVGSSANCALPMTVLNAIVARQLIDFKKEVDQLIDQQGLKKDDAIFNVLREYITASKRIRFEGDGYGDPWREEAAKRKLSNHVSTPDALMASTSTAAIDLYEGLHILNQVELKARQEIQFEEYALRLQIEGRVLGDVARNHVIPTAVQYQNVLIENVEGLKSIFPDSYEEIGAQQIKLIRSISGHIAKIHSNIDEMVEERKQANGLDDGFSRATAYCRNVRPLLVDIRYHCDKLELLVDDEIWPLTKYRELLFTK; from the coding sequence ATGTCAACCCTACGTTTTTACGCCCTTCGGGATGCAGTCAACAGACAGCCGATAGAGACCCACGAAAGTACTCGCAGGTCCGATCAATTCAGAAAGCAGGTATTCGATCTTGACAAGATGACTCGGCATTTGACGCAAGATGCCGTTCAGGCAACTGAGAATGCCATAGTAAAAGGAAAGAAGATCGACCGGGCCATAGCCGATCAAATTGCGGTTGCTATGAAAGAATGGGCCATAGGTTTGGGCGCTACTCATTATACGCACTGGTTTCAGCCTTTGACAGGATCGACAGCAGAAAAGCACGACGCTTTCTTCGATATTAACTCCAGAGGTGATTCGTTGGAACGATTTGAAGGAGGGCAGCTGGTCCAACAGGAACCTGATGCTTCAAGTTTTCCTCATGGCGGGATTAGAAATACCTTCGAAGCCAGGGGGTACACTGCCTGGGATCCAAGTTCCCCGGCCTTTATCTATGGAACAACCCTTTGTATTCCTACCATCTTTGTCAGTTATACGGGGGAGGCCCTGGATCACAAAACGCCCTTGCTTAGAGCATTGCAGGCTGTTGATCAGGCCGCGACCGATGTAGCTCGTTATTTCGATAAGAATGTGAGCAAGGTAAATGCTACCCTGGGATGGGAACAGGAATACTTCCTTATAGATAAGGCTCTCGCCGCTTCTCGCCCCGATATTATGATGGCTGGCAGAACTTTATTGGGGCATGCCTCGGCAAAGGGTCAACAATTGGACGATCATTACTTTGGGAGCATACCGACACGTGTCCTTAATTATATGAAGGACTTGGAGTCCGAATGTATGTTGTTGGGTATACCGGTCAAGACCAGGCACAATGAGGTTGCGCCAAATCAATTTGAACTGGCCCCCATCTTTGAAGAAGCTAACCTTGCCGTAGATCATAATTCGCTCATCATGGATGTGATGGATAAGGTGGCAGACCGGCATCACTTTAAGGTATTATTCCACGAGAAACCTTTTAAAGGGATCAATGGAAGTGGAAAACACAACAATTGGTCCTTGGCTACCGATACGGGAATCAACCTGCTTAGTCCCGGAACCACTCCGATGAAAAATTTACAGTTCCTGACCTTTTTTGTCAATACGATCATGGCAGTTAATCGCTATGAAGAATTGATCCGGGCATCGGTGGCTTCGGCCGGGAATGATCACCGACTGGGCGCCAACGAAGCCCCACCGGCCATCATTTCCGTTTTCATAGGCTCTCAGCTGACCGAAGTCCTGAACGAACTGGAAAAGGTGACTGAAGGGAAACTATCGCCCAAAGAGAAAACAGACCTCAAACTGAATGTGGTCGGTAAGATCCCGGAGATTCTCCTGGACAACACCGATCGCAACCGCACCTCTCCTTTCGCCTTTACAGGAAATAAATTTGAATTAAGGGCAGTAGGATCGAGCGCAAATTGTGCTTTGCCTATGACGGTGCTCAATGCGATTGTAGCCAGGCAGCTGATCGATTTTAAAAAGGAGGTGGACCAGCTGATCGACCAACAAGGATTGAAGAAAGATGATGCTATCTTCAATGTGTTGAGGGAATACATTACGGCGTCGAAAAGAATTCGCTTTGAGGGAGATGGATATGGTGATCCTTGGAGAGAGGAGGCGGCAAAACGCAAATTGAGTAATCATGTCTCTACTCCGGATGCACTAATGGCTTCAACATCCACGGCGGCCATCGACTTGTACGAAGGACTGCATATACTCAACCAGGTAGAATTAAAAGCCCGGCAGGAGATCCAATTCGAGGAATATGCCCTTCGCCTGCAAATAGAGGGACGTGTATTGGGTGATGTAGCCCGTAATCATGTGATTCCAACAGCCGTTCAGTATCAGAATGTGTTGATCGAGAACGTTGAGGGTCTGAAATCTATCTTTCCCGATAGCTATGAGGAAATAGGAGCCCAGCAGATCAAGTTGATTCGATCCATTAGCGGGCATATTGCTAAAATACACTCCAATATCGACGAAATGGTCGAAGAGCGGAAACAGGCCAATGGACTTGACGATGGTTTTTCCAGGGCAACTGCCTATTGTAGGAATGTAAGGCCTTTGTTGGTTGATATCCGTTATCATTGTGATAAACTCGAATTACTGGTGGACGATGAAATCTGGCCTTTAACGAAATACCGCGAACTGCTCTTTACCAAGTAG
- a CDS encoding carboxypeptidase-like regulatory domain-containing protein → MKTMMDKKTYLMWTSVLLLIFTFSCNEDRVSENQIGNLRGKVVEAGSNTPIPNAKISTNPTSNTVFTDSSGNYEMNEIPVNDYVVTAESELYITTAQPATVTGNSTTQVVFELERSTTNNRPPTAPQLNSPSQNELISGIEVVFKWSSSDPEEDPITYTLELRNDANNDVLLFEDLSNDSLVYSELMMDTKYFWQVSANDGINTQSVLSPVGTFTVDGPPVDNRFFFTRTVNGNNVIFSADESGNEFQLTPSDRNSYRPKLNVAANLIAFLRTNGADADIYTMERDGSNVRRVTNTVKPSGFDPNEISFAWPTDSDMIYYPEFERLWRINSNGQGRELVYKIEDGRFISEVDINETLDLIAIKVNDQRGYDIGIYLTDMSGVVSDTVIDNVSGAANSVSLSATNNTLVYTYDVSGQENPGYRRFDSRIFIYDRTDQSTTDISGEKPDGTNDIQAFFSPNEAFVIFTNTSNDGRSRRDVFEVNVVGDEDGGRTRTMLFMDAFMAFWK, encoded by the coding sequence ATGAAGACAATGATGGATAAGAAAACCTACTTGATGTGGACGAGCGTCCTCTTGTTGATCTTTACCTTTTCTTGTAACGAAGACAGAGTAAGTGAGAATCAAATTGGAAATTTACGAGGAAAAGTGGTCGAAGCGGGATCCAATACCCCGATACCTAATGCAAAGATCTCTACTAATCCTACTTCTAATACTGTCTTTACGGATAGTTCAGGAAACTACGAGATGAATGAGATTCCGGTGAATGATTATGTGGTCACTGCCGAAAGCGAACTTTATATAACCACCGCTCAACCAGCTACGGTGACTGGAAACAGCACCACCCAGGTTGTTTTTGAGCTAGAACGATCTACGACCAATAACAGGCCGCCTACGGCACCTCAGCTTAATTCTCCATCTCAGAATGAGTTGATCTCTGGTATTGAAGTGGTATTCAAATGGTCTTCCTCAGATCCTGAAGAAGATCCTATCACTTACACTTTAGAACTCAGAAATGATGCGAATAACGATGTTTTGTTGTTTGAGGATTTGAGCAATGATTCCTTAGTGTATTCAGAATTGATGATGGATACCAAATATTTCTGGCAAGTTTCTGCCAATGACGGAATCAATACCCAATCTGTTCTCAGTCCAGTAGGAACCTTTACCGTAGATGGACCGCCAGTGGATAACCGTTTCTTTTTCACAAGGACCGTAAATGGCAACAATGTCATTTTCTCTGCCGACGAAAGTGGTAACGAATTTCAACTTACCCCAAGCGACAGGAATAGCTATCGTCCTAAATTGAACGTTGCTGCTAATTTGATCGCTTTCTTAAGAACGAATGGAGCAGACGCAGATATATATACGATGGAACGTGATGGTAGCAATGTCCGCCGTGTTACCAATACCGTGAAGCCAAGTGGTTTCGATCCAAATGAGATCAGTTTTGCTTGGCCGACGGATAGTGATATGATCTACTACCCGGAATTCGAACGACTCTGGCGAATCAATAGCAACGGGCAAGGACGTGAATTGGTTTACAAAATTGAAGACGGGCGCTTCATCTCTGAAGTCGATATTAATGAAACTTTGGATTTAATAGCGATCAAAGTGAATGATCAACGTGGATATGATATCGGTATTTACTTAACAGATATGTCAGGTGTGGTCAGTGACACTGTTATTGACAATGTTTCGGGAGCTGCAAACAGTGTTAGCTTGTCAGCTACCAACAACACCTTAGTTTATACCTACGATGTATCTGGACAAGAAAATCCTGGTTACCGTCGATTCGATTCCAGAATCTTCATTTATGACAGAACTGATCAATCAACTACTGATATCTCTGGAGAAAAACCAGATGGGACCAATGATATTCAAGCCTTCTTCTCTCCAAACGAAGCTTTCGTAATATTTACGAATACTTCCAACGACGGACGTTCAAGACGTGATGTTTTCGAGGTCAATGTGGTGGGTGATGAGGACGGCGGACGTACCAGAACCATGTTGTTTATGGATGCCTTTATGGCGTTCTGGAAATAG
- a CDS encoding AIR synthase related protein — protein MNSSSDRYAQRGVSASKEDVHQAIKNVDKGLFPKAFCKIVPDHLTGSPDHCVVMHADGAGTKSSLAYMYWKETGDLSVWKGIAQDALIMNIDDLLCVGATGNILLSSTIGRNKNLIPGEVISAIINGTEELLQDLRDHGLDIYSTGGETADVGDLVRTIIVDSTVVSRMKRSEVIDNANIRSGDVIVGLSSFGQTSYEQGYNGGMGSNGLTSARHDVFNKLLATRFPESYDPAVPEELVYSGTVGLTDAVAGSPLNAAQLVLSPTRTYAPVIKALLDEIDRNLIHGMVHCSGGAQTKVLHFVDGVHVIKDNLFEIPPLFDLIQRESGTDWKEMYKVFNMGHRMELYVPETIAGIIIDLAASFKLDAQIVGRVEADPGARLTIESPHGSFQY, from the coding sequence ATGAATTCTAGCTCAGATCGATATGCGCAGCGGGGAGTTTCCGCCAGTAAGGAAGACGTTCATCAGGCCATTAAAAATGTAGATAAAGGACTATTTCCCAAGGCCTTTTGTAAGATTGTCCCGGACCATTTGACTGGTAGTCCAGATCATTGCGTCGTCATGCATGCGGACGGTGCCGGTACGAAGTCTTCCTTGGCCTATATGTATTGGAAGGAAACCGGTGATTTGTCCGTCTGGAAAGGAATTGCTCAAGATGCATTGATCATGAACATAGATGATCTACTCTGTGTTGGTGCAACCGGTAATATTTTGTTGTCATCTACTATTGGACGCAACAAGAACCTGATCCCGGGCGAAGTTATCTCCGCCATTATCAATGGGACAGAAGAGCTTCTGCAGGATCTCCGGGACCATGGTTTGGATATCTATTCGACAGGCGGAGAGACAGCAGATGTCGGCGATCTGGTTCGGACCATCATTGTCGACTCTACCGTTGTCTCACGAATGAAGCGTAGTGAGGTCATTGACAATGCCAACATTCGTTCAGGTGATGTCATTGTTGGTTTGTCTTCCTTTGGTCAAACCTCTTACGAGCAAGGCTATAATGGTGGTATGGGAAGCAATGGGTTGACTTCAGCCAGACACGATGTTTTTAATAAACTACTGGCTACGCGTTTTCCGGAGAGCTATGATCCGGCAGTTCCGGAAGAATTAGTATACTCCGGTACCGTTGGACTAACCGATGCAGTTGCTGGTAGTCCACTTAATGCGGCCCAGTTGGTCTTGTCTCCAACCAGAACCTATGCTCCGGTTATCAAGGCCCTTCTAGACGAGATAGACCGTAATTTGATCCATGGGATGGTTCACTGTAGTGGGGGAGCCCAGACCAAGGTCCTTCACTTTGTTGATGGAGTGCACGTGATCAAGGACAATCTATTTGAAATTCCTCCCCTTTTCGATCTGATCCAGCGTGAAAGTGGTACGGACTGGAAAGAAATGTATAAGGTCTTCAATATGGGGCACCGAATGGAGCTTTATGTCCCTGAGACCATTGCCGGCATAATAATCGATCTTGCTGCAAGTTTTAAGCTCGATGCCCAGATCGTTGGTCGGGTGGAAGCAGATCCTGGCGCCAGGTTGACCATAGAAAGCCCGCACGGCAGCTTTCAATATTAA
- a CDS encoding Lacal_2735 family protein, protein MPDWFRRRSRLEKLEKQYTYLMRQSFEQAARDQEKSIWARQEADKIYAKIKELGLKRS, encoded by the coding sequence ATGCCGGATTGGTTCAGACGAAGGTCACGATTGGAAAAACTGGAGAAGCAGTATACTTATTTAATGAGACAATCATTTGAACAGGCTGCAAGAGATCAGGAAAAAAGTATTTGGGCCAGACAAGAAGCGGATAAGATCTATGCCAAGATCAAGGAATTAGGCCTGAAGCGATCCTAG
- a CDS encoding CsgG/HfaB family protein: MVKIYKTTLLFALPFLLSGCGAYWNQPTGPQDARISEITEATKDLRELPPPAEPIVVGVYNFKDQTGQYKNLENVSSFSTAVTQGATTILVKALEDSKWFRPIERENLNNLLGERNIIRSTRDEYSDANNPPQRLNPLLFAGMLLEGGVISYDTNIMTGGVGARYFGVGGSAEYRQDRITVYLRAVSTNTGEVLKTVNVSKTILSQAVDVGIFRFVNFERLLEVETGFTKNEPTQLAVQEAIERAVELLILEGIKDDLWGTLEGEEKDQQLVDAYMAEKELEESTTLYERQYLPQDFRHVITPSLGLSLMDGDYDSSVLDFRAGLSYKYRLYPHFALGADFEIFRLNSTPEERTWWLSQTLLLDFTILPNDRLSPKVYGGPGLLLYADDTDTQFNSKWDSYFQLKAGLGLDYRVSDRVSLELTGDWNFAFTDQLDNLVQGRRDDYYINFGFGVNYQFGARNKNKEANSNNQ, encoded by the coding sequence ATGGTAAAAATCTACAAAACAACCTTATTATTTGCGCTCCCATTTCTACTTTCAGGTTGTGGTGCGTATTGGAACCAACCCACGGGGCCTCAGGATGCAAGGATATCCGAAATTACCGAGGCAACTAAAGACTTAAGGGAACTACCACCACCGGCGGAGCCGATTGTGGTAGGGGTATACAATTTCAAGGATCAGACTGGTCAGTACAAGAACCTGGAGAATGTTTCCAGTTTCAGTACTGCCGTTACACAAGGTGCTACGACCATTTTAGTCAAGGCCCTGGAAGACTCTAAATGGTTCAGACCCATTGAACGGGAAAATCTAAACAACCTTTTAGGAGAACGGAATATCATCCGCAGTACTCGAGACGAGTACAGCGACGCCAACAACCCTCCTCAGCGCTTGAATCCTCTTTTATTTGCAGGAATGCTCCTTGAAGGAGGTGTGATTTCCTACGATACCAATATCATGACCGGTGGAGTAGGCGCCCGATACTTTGGTGTAGGTGGTTCTGCTGAATATCGCCAGGATCGTATCACGGTTTATCTTCGAGCCGTTTCCACCAATACTGGTGAGGTTCTAAAAACAGTGAACGTTTCCAAGACCATTTTATCTCAGGCTGTGGATGTTGGAATATTTCGTTTTGTGAATTTCGAACGTCTGTTGGAAGTAGAAACCGGATTCACCAAGAATGAGCCCACGCAATTGGCCGTTCAAGAAGCTATCGAACGTGCTGTAGAACTTCTGATCCTGGAAGGTATCAAAGATGACCTCTGGGGTACGCTGGAAGGAGAAGAAAAAGACCAGCAGCTGGTAGATGCTTACATGGCCGAAAAAGAGTTGGAGGAATCCACTACGCTTTACGAGCGACAGTATCTTCCTCAGGACTTTCGTCATGTTATCACTCCAAGTTTGGGACTATCCTTGATGGATGGAGATTATGACAGCAGTGTTCTTGATTTCCGAGCAGGTCTTTCCTACAAATACAGATTGTATCCGCATTTTGCGCTTGGTGCCGATTTTGAGATCTTCAGGCTCAATTCTACCCCGGAAGAAAGAACCTGGTGGCTGAGCCAGACCTTGTTGCTCGATTTTACCATCTTACCGAACGATCGTCTCTCACCCAAGGTGTATGGAGGTCCGGGGCTTTTGCTCTATGCCGATGATACGGATACCCAATTCAACAGCAAATGGGATTCCTATTTCCAGCTGAAGGCTGGTTTAGGTTTGGATTATCGGGTTTCTGATCGGGTATCGTTAGAATTGACAGGAGATTGGAATTTTGCCTTTACAGATCAACTGGATAATCTCGTTCAGGGTCGAAGAGACGATTATTATATCAACTTCGGTTTTGGTGTCAACTATCAATTTGGAGCCAGAAACAAGAATAAAGAAGCTAACTCAAACAACCAATAA
- the pyrF gene encoding orotidine-5'-phosphate decarboxylase produces MTIKKLVEQIEAKKSFLCVGLDVDLEKIPTHLLEEEDPMFAFNKAIIDSTHHLAVAYKPNTAFYEAYGLQGWRSLERTIEYLNERHPDIFTIADAKRGDIGNTSTRYAKAFFEDLQFDSVTVAPYMGKDSVEPFLAFENKITILLALTSNAGAFDFQTRSLEDQELYKQVLQTSLNWENAHNLMYVVGATKAEYLADIRAIVPDHFLLVPGVGAQGGDLEAVCRYGLNKQVGLLINSSRGIIYASQGRDFAEAAAASALSLRTQMQQILDAR; encoded by the coding sequence ATAACCATCAAGAAGCTTGTAGAACAAATTGAAGCCAAGAAATCCTTTCTATGCGTTGGACTGGATGTGGACCTGGAGAAAATCCCGACGCATTTGTTGGAAGAGGAGGATCCCATGTTTGCTTTTAACAAGGCGATCATAGACTCCACCCACCACCTGGCGGTAGCTTACAAGCCCAATACTGCATTTTACGAGGCCTATGGATTACAAGGCTGGAGATCACTGGAGAGAACCATTGAATACCTCAATGAACGCCACCCGGATATTTTTACCATAGCCGATGCCAAACGTGGCGATATTGGAAATACCTCTACTCGTTATGCCAAGGCCTTCTTCGAAGACCTGCAATTTGATTCGGTCACTGTTGCACCCTACATGGGAAAAGATTCTGTAGAACCCTTCCTGGCCTTCGAGAATAAGATTACCATTCTACTGGCCTTAACATCCAATGCAGGGGCCTTCGATTTCCAAACTCGTTCCCTGGAAGATCAGGAATTATACAAGCAAGTTCTACAAACTTCCCTTAACTGGGAAAATGCCCATAATCTTATGTATGTGGTCGGTGCGACCAAGGCAGAGTATTTGGCCGACATACGTGCCATTGTACCTGATCACTTTCTGTTAGTACCCGGAGTAGGAGCTCAAGGAGGTGATCTTGAGGCAGTTTGCCGGTACGGATTGAATAAGCAGGTCGGACTCCTGATCAATTCCTCCAGGGGGATCATTTACGCCTCTCAAGGAAGGGATTTTGCCGAGGCTGCCGCGGCTTCTGCGCTCAGCCTGCGAACTCAAATGCAGCAGATACTGGATGCTCGTTAA
- a CDS encoding curli assembly protein CsgF — protein sequence MKTRISLIVLFFLAVGSYSYGQQLVYTPKNPAFGGDPFAGNWLLSVANAQNPFDDDQQAVPGLENLGALDQSLNNQLLGQLGGGDLNGLQSGTSADGNFEFEVFDSLDGLVVNILDLLSGEQTQIVIPN from the coding sequence ATGAAAACCAGAATTTCACTCATAGTACTTTTCTTCTTAGCTGTTGGTTCTTATTCTTATGGACAGCAGTTGGTTTATACTCCCAAGAATCCTGCTTTCGGAGGGGACCCATTTGCGGGTAACTGGTTACTGAGTGTGGCCAATGCACAAAATCCATTTGATGATGACCAACAAGCCGTACCCGGCTTGGAAAATCTCGGAGCATTGGATCAAAGCCTGAATAATCAATTACTTGGTCAACTGGGTGGGGGAGATCTAAACGGATTACAATCCGGGACTTCAGCCGACGGGAATTTCGAATTCGAAGTTTTCGATTCACTGGATGGCCTTGTTGTCAACATACTGGATCTGCTCTCGGGTGAACAGACCCAGATCGTTATTCCTAACTAG
- a CDS encoding ABC transporter substrate-binding protein produces MLVKDQLGRDLSFPYTPRRIVSLVPSQTELLVDLNLVNEIVGVTKFCVHPDHIRKTKTVVGGTKQLHLDKVRRLKPDIVIANKEENTLELVEQLSTICPVWVSDVETIEDAMVMIQSLGELFNKKQKASDLVNRISSGMEDLTVTCAKLDRLKVAYLIWNKPNMAAGSRTFIDHLLKRCNLENVIVEERYPVVDISQLTQAEVILLSSEPFPFKEKHSLQLKELVAAEIEITDGEMWSWYGSRLLKSVVYLKDFRLHLGSLQA; encoded by the coding sequence ATGCTCGTTAAGGATCAGCTTGGTCGCGATTTAAGCTTTCCCTATACTCCAAGGAGAATTGTATCTCTTGTTCCCTCACAAACTGAACTTTTAGTTGATCTGAATTTGGTAAATGAGATCGTTGGGGTCACCAAATTCTGCGTTCATCCGGATCATATCCGAAAGACAAAAACTGTTGTCGGCGGTACCAAACAACTTCATTTAGACAAGGTACGTCGGTTGAAGCCGGACATTGTAATAGCCAATAAAGAAGAAAATACCCTGGAATTGGTAGAACAGCTATCAACCATCTGCCCGGTGTGGGTAAGTGATGTGGAAACTATTGAAGATGCTATGGTCATGATCCAAAGCCTGGGTGAGCTCTTCAATAAGAAACAAAAGGCATCAGACCTGGTAAATCGTATCTCGTCCGGAATGGAGGATTTGACTGTGACTTGCGCAAAGTTGGACCGTCTGAAGGTAGCCTATTTGATCTGGAACAAACCCAACATGGCCGCTGGAAGCAGAACCTTTATCGATCACTTATTGAAACGCTGTAATCTGGAAAATGTGATTGTGGAAGAACGATATCCGGTGGTAGATATTTCTCAGCTAACCCAGGCTGAGGTCATTCTATTAAGTTCCGAACCTTTTCCTTTTAAAGAGAAACACAGCTTGCAATTGAAAGAGTTGGTAGCTGCCGAAATTGAAATTACGGATGGAGAAATGTGGAGTTGGTACGGTTCGCGCTTATTGAAGTCTGTAGTGTATCTAAAGGATTTCCGACTCCATCTAGGATCGCTTCAGGCCTAA
- a CDS encoding CsgE family curli-type amyloid fiber assembly protein, translating into MLPLQTHKVISCLLLCSTLAFGQVYNTEVEAKINLLDNSEFVQIEGSAINKTQLPFSLRYILSLIDNSGENPDKKDYSGRFILGPGEQKNLDTQTFPTKNQGKLTILLLIYNLEDQLIGMDRVVLNGDESDEVKRIVVNDNAIFSRKKDGGVSIRGITVEDTKTKFGRDFYRYFADEYRANTVNGLHPVTVKETFAIANTSKIELIINNNKLLEFILPPKDDVIRSYAAESVRMVSKYFRDQELNANQKIRY; encoded by the coding sequence TTGTTGCCGCTCCAAACACATAAGGTCATTAGTTGCCTACTGCTATGCTCCACGCTAGCATTTGGCCAGGTATACAATACCGAGGTCGAAGCGAAGATCAATCTTCTAGATAACTCTGAATTCGTTCAGATTGAGGGTTCTGCCATCAATAAGACCCAACTCCCATTTAGTTTAAGATATATCCTTTCCCTGATCGATAATTCAGGTGAAAACCCTGATAAAAAGGACTATTCAGGACGTTTTATCCTAGGTCCAGGTGAGCAGAAAAATTTAGATACTCAGACATTTCCTACAAAAAATCAAGGAAAACTCACAATTCTTTTGTTAATTTACAATCTTGAAGATCAGCTGATCGGAATGGATCGGGTCGTTTTAAATGGGGATGAATCCGATGAAGTTAAACGAATAGTCGTTAACGATAATGCGATCTTTAGTCGTAAGAAGGATGGAGGAGTAAGTATACGCGGAATAACTGTAGAAGATACCAAGACCAAATTTGGAAGGGACTTCTATCGATATTTTGCTGATGAATACCGGGCTAACACTGTTAATGGTCTTCACCCGGTGACTGTCAAAGAGACATTTGCCATTGCAAATACCTCGAAGATTGAATTAATAATAAACAACAATAAACTGCTAGAGTTTATTTTGCCCCCGAAAGACGACGTTATCAGATCGTATGCGGCCGAATCCGTTAGGATGGTGTCCAAGTATTTTCGGGATCAAGAACTCAATGCGAACCAAAAAATACGATACTGA
- the prfA gene encoding peptide chain release factor 1 produces the protein MLEKLAIVKQRFDEVSDLIIQPDIISDQQRYIQLNKEYKDLRILMDKREQYVTLHDNLQEAEEIISDGSDAEMVEMAKMQYDEAKGALPGLEEEIRFLLVPKDPEDSKNAVMEIRAGTGGDEASIFAGDLFRMYTKYCEGRGWKISVVDFNEGTSGGYKEIQFEITGEDVYGVLKFEAGVHRVQRVPQTETQGRVHTSAATVMVFPEAEEFDVEIDPKDVRIDYFCSSGPGGQSVNTTYSAVRLTHEPTGLVAQCQDQKSQHKNKEKAFKVLRSRLYDLELAKKQAEDAEKRGSMVTSGDRSAKIRTYNYPQGRVTDHRINLTLYDLSNIIDGDIQKIVDELQLVNNTEKLKEAGETF, from the coding sequence ATGCTCGAAAAATTAGCCATTGTCAAACAGCGATTCGATGAGGTCAGCGACCTGATCATTCAACCAGATATCATTTCTGATCAGCAAAGGTATATCCAGCTCAATAAAGAGTACAAGGACTTGAGGATCCTGATGGATAAACGAGAGCAATATGTCACCTTACACGATAACCTGCAGGAAGCGGAGGAGATCATTTCCGATGGCAGCGATGCCGAAATGGTCGAGATGGCTAAAATGCAATATGATGAGGCCAAAGGCGCCTTGCCTGGTTTAGAGGAGGAGATTCGTTTTCTCCTGGTACCCAAGGACCCTGAAGATTCAAAGAATGCGGTCATGGAGATCCGTGCCGGTACAGGAGGAGATGAGGCCAGTATTTTCGCTGGTGATCTATTTCGGATGTATACCAAATATTGCGAGGGCCGGGGTTGGAAGATCAGTGTGGTCGATTTTAACGAAGGTACCAGCGGAGGATACAAAGAGATCCAGTTCGAGATCACGGGAGAAGATGTTTACGGTGTCTTAAAGTTCGAAGCTGGTGTGCACCGGGTTCAGCGTGTTCCTCAGACTGAGACCCAAGGGCGCGTTCATACCAGTGCTGCTACAGTCATGGTTTTTCCTGAGGCCGAAGAATTTGACGTAGAGATAGACCCTAAAGATGTCCGCATTGATTACTTCTGCTCTTCAGGACCAGGGGGGCAATCGGTGAATACGACCTATTCTGCGGTAAGATTAACCCACGAGCCAACCGGACTCGTGGCCCAATGTCAGGATCAGAAGTCTCAGCACAAGAATAAAGAGAAAGCATTTAAAGTCCTTCGTTCTCGGTTGTACGACCTCGAACTAGCCAAAAAACAGGCTGAAGATGCGGAAAAAAGAGGTTCAATGGTTACTTCCGGGGACCGTTCTGCCAAGATCCGTACCTATAATTACCCACAGGGAAGGGTTACTGATCATCGGATCAATCTGACCCTCTATGATCTAAGCAACATTATAGATGGGGACATTCAGAAGATAGTAGACGAGTTGCAGCTGGTCAATAATACGGAGAAACTCAAAGAAGCCGGAGAGACGTTCTAA